The following proteins are co-located in the Elusimicrobiaceae bacterium genome:
- a CDS encoding replication initiation protein, which translates to MEDQEVIQARSALVVKSNDLIQRSRFSLTTQQQKIVLFLISKIQPDDTEFKRYQFSISDFCRVCGLDQSNGKYYVELRKAIKDLHDKSIWVTLPDGRETLISWINKAYIEENNGVIEIRLDEDLRPYLLDLKRNYTQYELIYTLHFRSKYTIRLYELIQSIHFNTLEEYRRVYSLEELRGLLDAEGYKDYKNFKARVLLPAVKEINQYSDKILDFEERKRGKAVKA; encoded by the coding sequence ATGGAAGATCAAGAAGTAATACAGGCGCGGAGCGCGTTAGTTGTAAAGTCAAACGACTTAATACAGAGAAGCAGATTTTCTTTAACAACACAGCAGCAGAAGATAGTATTGTTTCTTATCAGCAAGATACAGCCAGACGATACAGAGTTTAAAAGGTATCAATTCTCAATTAGTGACTTTTGCAGGGTATGCGGCTTAGATCAAAGCAATGGGAAATATTACGTAGAACTACGTAAAGCTATAAAGGATCTGCACGATAAATCTATATGGGTAACACTTCCAGACGGGCGCGAAACGTTAATATCATGGATCAATAAGGCATACATTGAAGAGAACAACGGAGTTATTGAGATAAGACTTGATGAAGATCTGCGGCCTTATCTTCTGGATCTGAAACGGAATTATACACAATACGAACTGATATATACGCTGCACTTCCGAAGCAAGTACACAATTAGATTATATGAGTTGATACAATCAATACACTTTAACACTCTGGAAGAGTACAGGCGCGTCTATAGTTTGGAAGAGTTGCGCGGCCTACTGGATGCAGAGGGCTACAAGGATTATAAGAACTTCAAGGCGCGCGTATTGTTACCGGCAGTAAAAGAGATTAATCAATACAGCGATAAGATACTTGATTTTGAAGAGCGCAAGAGAGGAAAGGCAGTAAAGGCTAT